The Etheostoma spectabile isolate EspeVRDwgs_2016 chromosome 9, UIUC_Espe_1.0, whole genome shotgun sequence DNA segment cagcagaatgttggagatcttctaccagttTGTTGTGGACAGCGCTCTGTTCCCccccgccatctgctggggaagcagcatcggagccagcgacacaaacagactgaacaaactgatcaggaaggctggctccgtgatcggctgcaaacaggaaacatttaaagctgtggtggagaggaggtcactgaacaaactgttatctatcatggataaccctgaccaccctctccaccccacactggtccaacagaggagcagcttctcaaagagactccgacagcttcgatgctgcacggaccgctacagaaaatcattcctataacaataacactttttaacaagTCATCATTGGTACTGGCatcacactactgcactaagtgcaacctgcacaattggtttatttacatttagcatagattttagcatattatttaagcagttgcacNNNNNNNNNNtcccatcctgtatatattcaaatatttgtttttttattttattcctattattattatttcatgtatattgtatgttcttatatttttcctagtatctcatttatatttataNNNNNNNNNNTGTGTGActgatgtacgtgtgctgctgtaacatcgttatttcccttttttcttgcgatcaataaatatctatctatctatctatctatctatccaNNNNNNNNNNcatctatctatctatctatctatctaataggCAGCACAGGTTAAGACTAAAGAAGGTTACTTCTGTACTCTTTACTCCAAGTAAAGAGTTACTGCCTGTTCTCTCTGAATATTACAAACATTACCATCTATCCTTTAGCATAAAAAAGCCACTTTTGCTGACTTTTAGTTACTCCTTGCCCTGACAGGTACTTCCCGTTTGGCATTGTGTTCCTGGTGGCCGGTAAGATTCTGGAGATGAGCGATCCGTCAGCTATGGGGAAAAAGCTGGGTTTCTATGCCATAACTGTGGTGTTTGGCCTAGTGTTGCACGGCTTGTTCATCCTTCCTGCCATGTActtcttcatcacaaaaaaGAGCCCCATCGTTTACATCCGGGGAATTCTGCAAGCCCTGCTCATCGCCCTGGCAACCTCTTCCAGGTAAAGAAAatgactgtgtgttttttattttctcttgtgtgAATCAAAATGTTATATCTCTGAGTCCTAATACCAATCCATTTACTGGAACAGTATCAAGAAAAGCCTCAAAGGGACTTTAAGAGATCAGAAAACATCtagtgtgtgggggggaaacAGGGAACTGTAAaggaacatttaaaaagaaactagaaactaagctgcgcggtgcagggaacaactctgactggcacatgatcagacagtggtttacggttTTCtattaaattatacatttaaaaaattgctcgatcacgcaaatttgatcgtgggaagccaaaatcatgattgtgattaaaatgtgattaattgtgcagccctactatgtTTTGTACTACTAGATCAACAAAAAGCATCTGTTGCATGCTAAATTATTGCATGCTAAAACATTATTGCATATCTTCTTCTTCATAAATGTTTCAGCTATTTCTGTGTTTATATGTTCTGAGctctctgtcttcctcagcTCTGCAACATTGCCCATAACCTTCAAGTGCCTCTTAGAGAACAACCACATTGACCGCCGCATCATCCGTTTTGTGCTCCCTGTGGGTGCCACAATCAATATGGATGGCACCGCTCTCTATGAGGCTGTGGCTGCAATATTCATCGCACAAGTTAACAATTACGAGCTGGACTTTGGCCAGATCATCACCATCAGGTCAGTGGGTCGTGCTGTATACCATCTGTGCTTCTAAGctcattaacattttaaagcaaTGACAGTAATGGCAATAAATCCTTTACACTtgataaaagaaatacattttgtgtaATATATGGCTTTCTAAATATCCACTGTAATTAGTTTTTTCTGTGATATTTTGACCTGATTAGTTGCAGCACAGATGTAGGAAGATGTCTGTCACCAGTTTAAAAAGGCTAGCTTTAAACATGACACATAAACAGAGCAAAGACAAAGATCAATGATGGATCCGAGAtccttttgatgtttttgacacCCTGTTATTGTAGCATCAATCAATATTTTCTCAGTAATTCCTACCATATGGCATCAAAACCCAGTATTAAATCAGGGTGAGCTCTCCCAGCCTGGAGTTACCTATAAAAGAGCCACAAATTGCTCGGTAGGTCCAGCCTTCatcaaacaaatgaaataaatcacaGTAAATATGTCTGCGGTCGTTGATGAGCGGGTGAACCCACACACCGTTGAATACCTCAGACCAGCATATTGGAAAAAGAGCCACCGCAACCAgaaattgaatctgtaatttaTTATGATATATTAATTGACATTAGGTTTCTCTCTAAATCTCCAGTATTACAGCCACTGCAGCCAGTATTGGTGCAGCAGGGATACCACAAGCTGGACTGGTAACCATGGTGATAGTGCTAACATCCGTTGGGTTGCCAACTGATGACATCACACTCATCATTGCAGTGGATTGGGCATTGTAAGTAACATGTGTGTTCACTTCAATCACTTTTGCGTAACAGATCCAAACTAATTTCAACAGAGCAAAAACACGAGCctcatcttcttcatctcctCTTCCCTTGGCCAAAATGTCCCTAAATATTTCCTGTTTAACTTCAATTCATTCTCTCCTCTTGTACAGAGACAGATTCCGTACTATGGTAAATGTAATGGGAGATGCTTTGGCCACAGGCATCATGGCACACATCTGCAGAAAAGACTTCATAAAAGAGGGAGATGGGGTGAGTTTTTATTATGGCTACAGTTCTTTTCTATACAAAATTTATACAACTATGAGACTTGCACAATTGTGACACAATGTCATTTAAAGGGTACTTCAAAACAGGGAGGAATGGTTCTGATTGATTGAGCTCTTACAATTAAAAGTTGTCAATATTGTcaattagggatgagcgagtacagcattatctgtatctgtatctgtttaccacatgaattatctgtatccggatccgtactcggagtgggcgtggcctaacccggaagtggtcatatttaaccaggaagtgggtcaggttctcttgaaatgtgcggggctttaactggtattattgctgatttgaaaactatttacatgacagcaacagcatcaagcttcagatcaatggtgttgtcatggtaacaaacaaactatatacagaacgtttttcaacaatgaatacaacacatgggtcgcaattatgaagtaaaatgtaatgaacaagagttttcatactcaatataactttcttttttaactttttatttttgtatgatcagtgtgattttttttgtttttggttcttttttattttttttatttttttcattttttttattttcacaccaggtgtgtgtgtgtgtgtgtgtgtgtgtgtgagtaagagagagacacagagagagagagggggcggggggcagctgacagtaaaaaaaaacaaaaatctcagatggcagagacgcaacgggagttgcatttaaaacaagaaggatgtctgaaacccacgttcaccagaaatctactggttactatgtaaggactacaaaccccacgttcaccagaaatctactggttactatgtctgtaagtactataaaccgaagttaaaaactaacctgaagctgaaaaaaccctaaacgttaacggaacagatccgcagaccgaattgacggAAGTAgcgggagcgagcgagagagatagAGCGAgccagcaagagagagagagagagagagagagagagcgagagagagagagagagagaaagagagagagagagagcgcatttctccatgttctgtgtgtgtgtgattgagccgagcgggtttgtagattatcacagaacgctgcatggccagttgaggagttttattcaatccgagcacggctattgactcatattactcggataatacttgtactcggcaaacgtgctttatccgtaccggatactcgtttcagccggatactcggatcacccctattgTCAATACTACTTTCTGAAACTATAAAACATGACATCATTcagtttctgtcttttgtttatgtttttgtctgaaattacttttttaaataatttatgttTACTTAATAAATTCTACACTTTTTCACAATATAATACTATAATAGTTGATACCTAAAGCCTACCTTCCTGACATTCTTTCAATTTTTCTTTCACTTCCTAAatcccttccttctttccttcctgtACCCTGTCGGTCCTCAGGTGCCTTTGATCTGTGAGCGCAAACCCGTAATGAACATCCCACCTCTGATGAACTGTCACAACAACGGCAACTACCGGCTCCCTTCTTCAGGGGGGAAACATGAGCTTATGCCTTCCGACGTGGCACGGCTGATGCAGCTGGAAGAGGGGGTCCAGCCGCCTTCACAGAGGAAGAAACCACCCATTCCTCCAAGACACCTGAAAAAGAGCAAAGGACAGTGCATTATTGACATGAATGGCCTTGAGACCAACGTATAGCCTCTTGCTGGAGGGTGATGGGTTGTCTGTGTAGATGTGCTAATTAGAACCTTGGAGCAGAGGATCCTGCACAAGCGGACAGCACCGCCAGGCTCTTATTCATCTCTCATGTTGTTGTGGAGGCAAATCTTATTGGTTACCTGATGTCCTGAAAACTAAGAGAAAAGCCTTGTAGCAGTGAAATGCTTTCTGTATAACTGGACAAGTATCACACTGACAGTGGAATTCATGACACCAAAAAACATAATAGTATGATTTTATTGATACAGCTCATCCTTGGTGTGGACCTGCAGTGTGAGCTCACACCTAAGCTCCCAGACTCTGATTACAGCTGTGAGTACTTGCATTGAAATACTGATTTCTATTTGATATCTACATTTTATATAAGttatttcttttctgtgtgCAACATGTTGATGAGACAAGtgttaattatattttatactaCTGCTAGCAGCCAGCTGTTTGTGTCATACAAGAGACAAGACAGAATTACAAGTGTCTGGTTTGCTAAATGATCAGGAAGCAAAGTCAAATGCCCTAATTGTTTAATTTTGCCTTAACAAAGCTGGTGGTGCTAGGCTGATGGGATGATCAGAAACTTTACCTTTCCTTGTTGTCATGTTATAACTGTAGTACATGGGAAAACTATACATATGTTTGAACAGCCTTAGAAGCACATTCCTGGCACTTCCATTGGCTATTCAACATAAACCTAGTGGTCCTTATTTGTTGGTTGAGTGGATTTTGTTGCTATTATTTGCAATACATCAAACCAGATCTAAACATTCTATATCTACAACACATACATTTACTTACTTATTTCCTCCTGTATTAGTTAATACAACTTCTTACCATGTTATGCATTGAAGCTCTTCAGTTAAAGGTTGGATCTTTTGACAATACTGCTGCTCATACTGGCCATGAAGTAAACTAACGGGATTAAATCTACTCATTTGTCTGTTAATTTACTGCTCATCCATATAATAGACAGACCTTAGTTTGCTCTATAGTAGGCAGATACTTGAAATTTTAGACAGGTATGAATCATCATCATTGTGTGCCATGTGTACAtggtgtagtgtgtagtgtagcAGTCATAGATTAAATTGTGGGGACTTGTAAAATTGGAAGTACCGCTGAAAAAAATGGAATAgaatacaataataatgatgTTGTACTATTAGCAGGGAGCAATTTCAGACATGGCCTTACTGTCGTCATTATGTGCAAATATATTGTACAGTCCTAAATTCACCATGTGTTCTGTCTGAGCACACATTTACAGTTTTGCTTTATGGCCAGTGTGATTACGAGGAAGAATTATTGCATGTGAGTATCGTTATTAACAAATCCTCGTACCTAAACAGCAGAATAGGTCATTTTGTTTACTGCAGCATGGTGGCGTTTCAAACATGTTATTGTAATATATGATTGCGGTGGAAATTTTAATCATGTGACGTCTTCATTTCACATAACAGGCGCAGTTTTAACCAAGTGAAACAGAACTgtttaagtttaggcaacaaaaatactTCCGCCAATCCACAGCCCTCTGGATAAGCaaagtttt contains these protein-coding regions:
- the slc1a7b gene encoding excitatory amino acid transporter 5 codes for the protein MAVALDAVWVRVKNVCKQNGLLIMSVLAVVIGCLLGFFLRTRRLTEQEVKYFQFPGELLMRMLKMLILPLVVSSLMSGLAALDAKCSSRLGLITVSYYLWTTFVAVIVGIIMVSIIHPGGAAQKEDSEDSGKPIMSSADALLDLIRNMFPSNLVQATFQQYRTSSEYILKAKPTVSQAKSEPTTRRALIYGIQDDNGTDIQNFALDLTPPPDVLIRIREGTSDGMNVLGIVIFSATMGIMLGRMGPNGSALVNFCQSLNEAVLRIVAIVIWYFPFGIVFLVAGKILEMSDPSAMGKKLGFYAITVVFGLVLHGLFILPAMYFFITKKSPIVYIRGILQALLIALATSSSSATLPITFKCLLENNHIDRRIIRFVLPVGATINMDGTALYEAVAAIFIAQVNNYELDFGQIITISITATAASIGAAGIPQAGLVTMVIVLTSVGLPTDDITLIIAVDWALDRFRTMVNVMGDALATGIMAHICRKDFIKEGDGVPLICERKPVMNIPPLMNCHNNGNYRLPSSGGKHELMPSDVARLMQLEEGVQPPSQRKKPPIPPRHLKKSKGQCIIDMNGLETNV